The genomic stretch gtattaaatatatttttttaaaatttgtctttaatatagtacatatattattaatatgtttaattttcaatttaGTACTATTATCAAATAGCGGGCCGCGAGGATTTCTTAAAGTGTTTAAATGGTATCGATCGAGAGATGAAAGACCGATACCGCAATAGGAAAACACTAAGACACAAACActttgagaaatactacaatggaCCGGAGGATTGGGATAAGGTTCTAAACAACCCAACCAATGATGTTAACAAGGAGGAGTGGAAGCAGATTtgtcagttatttacaagtcCACAATTTATTGCGCGCTCCATAAAGAGTAAGGAAAATCGGAAGAAACAAAAGTATTCTACAACACAGGGTACAAAATCGCTGGCAGCCGTCCGTTTTGAAAAAGTaagtaaaagataaaatattatcaaaattatgttattttaaattatatgttctctaacattttGGTTATATTTTTTAGACGAACCCGGACCTCATTGAGTCATGGAAGGATTATCATTGGAAGAAATCAAAAAATGATTTCGTGAACGATGATGCTCGCCAAGATTATGTatgtttgaattatattttttaatattaatagagttatatttaatgttagtgtctaacattttttgaaaacaggaaaaactgaaggctgattttgagttacgaactcagcaaacatccactgatgcttctaataatgatagTCCGTCATCAGTTGATCAGGAGGAGGTGCTACAAAAAGTATTAGGCCAAAGGCGTGGACATGAGCGAGGAGTGGGCCGCAAATTGAAGGGGTCGGGGTCGAGGTCGAGGTCGGGGTCGAGGTCGGGGTCGAGGTCATCATCTACCCAACACTCTCACTTCAGCGAGTctcaagttcctcctcatcattcaagagaatatatagaaaatCTGGAGAATAATTTACAGAAATTGACTGATCAAGTTAATTTCTTAACTCAATATTTTGTACCTTCATTTCGTCCACCAAACGTTCAGATGCCGCATGTGCCTGATAGTGACAATACTTCTAGGGCTTcatcttctcaacctccagctccaaCTCATCCTTCTATGTACAGGGCAGCGCCGTCTTATCATATGGTACCTCCATATATGTACGGAGCAACACCTTATCCGTGTCCGATTCCACTGTCCTCCCAGCCAtcgtatccctacatgtatggagctggatcgtccacattacctccccaatatccttGGCCGATGCCGCCACCGCAGCAATCACAACCACAGCCACCGCAACAACCACAACAAGAAGACAATAGGGAGGAGGACGAGGCAATTGACTTAGGAGACtaagtttatatttttattaattattgttaaattttatgaataatatgaatatttgttatgttaatgtattatgaatatttacaattgttattttaatat from Humulus lupulus chromosome 5, drHumLupu1.1, whole genome shotgun sequence encodes the following:
- the LOC133780637 gene encoding uncharacterized protein LOC133780637, yielding MKDRYRNRKTLRHKHFEKYYNGPEDWDKVLNNPTNDVNKEEWKQICQLFTSPQFIARSIKSKENRKKQKYSTTQGTKSLAAVRFEKTNPDLIESWKDYHWKKSKNDFVNDDARQDYEKLKADFELRTQQTSTDASNNDSPSSVDQEEVLQKVLGQRRGHERGVGRKLKGSGSRSSSTQHSHFSESQVPPHHSREYIENLENNLQKLTDQVNFLTQYFVPSFRPPNVQMPHVPDSDNTSRASSSQPPAPTHPSMYRAAPSYHMVPPYMYGATPYPCPIPLSSQPSYPYMYGAGSSTLPPQYPWPMPPPQQSQPQPPQQPQQEDNREEDEAIDLGD